The DNA region TAGAGCTTGGCATGAACCTTGGGATCCCATATGACGTAGACGTGAAGTCGGTTATCGAAATAGAATCCGCTCTTCTCCTTCTCGCTCCACATTGAGAGACGATATTCATCGAGCGCACTGACTATCGTGTGGTCGGAGCGGTGCTGCTCGGCGTAGCGCTCGAGCAAGTTCCCTAAATGCTCAGAGATTTCGTAACGAAATTGCAGACGCATACTGACGTCGGGAAGACTACGGAATAGCGCTTCGATCCGTTCTTTGGCCTCATTCCGCTCCATATCAGTCGCAAAGTAGGAGAGGATACCGCGCAACTCATAGCCGGCAACAAATGCGCCGTTCGTACGGACCATAATGTTGTCGCGCCGAGGAAGGTCGCGAAGTGGCAGCAGCTCACATACGGCTGGAACTTTCTGTCTCTTTTCGTACTCTGCATAGGTCATTGGCATGGCTGGAGGCCTTTCTCGTCTGAATCAATCGAAGCCATTCCGCTTTTGGCGACTGCAGTGAGCGGTGCTATACCGTCATGGAATTTCGAAGCGAAGAGAATACTCGCGAATACTGCCTGAGCCGCAGCTTGGTCCATTCGAAGGGTGAGTGTGCCGTCTCGATATGTCTGCAAGGTCGCTTGCATCGTAGCTAGTTCTCCTCATCGCGGATGTAAGGCTGCATCAACTCTGAATCTCGTTCAACTGCGCTCCACGCCTTCGGAGAGAAGAACGATGCCAGGAGGTCTCTCAGGTAACCGCGAGGTCGCCCGTATTTGAAGGCAATGAGAAACGGCACGATTAATACGGGAACTCCAAACTCCATGAAAAGGTTGAGTGGAATGCCGAAGACGTGTGCCGTCTTGCTCACGAACTGCGCTAACAGGTTCATGATTGCTGCCAGCGCAAGGACAAGAATCAGATCTTCGAATTCCAGCCCAAGGAATTGCACTTTCGTATGCAGGTTGCGGTGTACCGGGGTGATATCGAGACTCATAGAAACTCCTTCAGATTCCGTGCGCTTGTGTGACCATGGCTTCTGCAAAGCGGACGATCCCGGAGATCATCAAAGCGCCCATAGCTGCTATGAACTTCCGGATCCAGGTGGATCCGGGATAGATTTCAGACAAAACACCGCCCATAGAAAGGACCATCGCTGCTAGCTGGGTGAGCGCAAAGACGGGGAGGATCACGTTCGCCGTCCAGTTAACCAGCGACATGACAGCCGTCCAGTAAGCGTCCGCACTTGTCGGTCCGGCATTCTGCACGAAGCCCTCAAGTGCGCGCAGCATTCCTGAGACCATCAGCGAACCGAAGCCGCTGTAGAGCATGTGCTCAAATGGCGCGCTCTTGCTATAGCGATAAACCGCGACGGAGAAAAACAGGCCGGCGAGTGTGGGCATCATCACGTTACCGAGCCACGAGGCTAAATGCACGATAGCGGTGTCGAAATTCATAAGCGCCTCATGCCGCCATCGCCTGCACCAGCTTGAGCAGGCCAGAAACGCTGAGAAACGCAATTGCGGAAAAGATCATGCGTCCCCACGGACGGTGGCGGACGTGATTGATCACCGCGCCGACACAGGCGAGTCCGGCCGCCGCCGGCAGAACTCGTCCAGCGATGTAGTTCCAAAGGGAGGAGAGCATGTCGGTGAAGGCGTATTGATCTCCGGAGTTCCAGCCCTGGAAGAGCTGCATCGTTGCCGAAATACAAAGCAGGAAAAGCGCGGCGATGATCGAGCCCAGCGGGTTCTGGCCCTCAGCGCCATCGAGCGTCGCTTTCAACACGAAATAAGCAGCGACAACGGGGACGAGGCGGGCAACGATGACGTCGCTTACGAAGTTCTTAAAGATCGATTCCATGCTGGCAAGCCAGCTCGTTCCTACTGAACCGCTGGCCTGAGGAACCGTGATGCCTTGTGCCGCAATCCAGGCGAGCAACTGGGGAAGTGTGAGCAGCACCACGGTCCAAAGAATCCATTTGCCTGCTCGCCCACCGATCTGGAAGTTCGTGCCCCCTTCGTGACGCAAGCTGACTCCGGCCGCGGCGAGCGTGCAGAACGCAGCCGGCACGGCCAGATCAAAAAGCAGCTGAAGAAGGTCGAGAAGGAATTGCGGCACAGGCATCGTTGGGCCTCACTGAATGCCTTGCGCTTGTGTAATGAAGCCCTCGGCCATGCGACCGAGGCCGGAGATGACCATCAGACCAACGCCGGTGACGCCCCATCCGAGATAGCCGCGACCGCTGCGGAAGTGCCAAGCCGCGACGCCGAGGCAAGCAACGGCGATTACCGGGGCAATTACATTGCAGCCCCAATTGACCACATTGAGCACGGTTCCCTCGACGGTCGTCGCTTGTTGCCCCTGGACGGCCTGTCCGAACTGTGGGGATGTGCCGAGGTTCTGAGCCATCGCGGACAATGGCGCAATGAAGAAAGCAAGGAGGATCGAGACGAGCATGAGCTTGAGCGCCATGCGACGCCAATCGAGTTCCTCGGGCCGATGAATAACGGAGGGGAATGTCTCGTCGGACCCACTTGAGCCGCGCGAGACAACGGATGCGATTGTCATACGGTTTCTCCTGGACTCGGCTGCTCGTGGCATCCGTGTCGAAAGAGAAAGTGAGTCCAATCGCAAACTCGGTCAAAAATGCAGTAGAGGCATGGGAGCGGCTGAGAATGAGGAGTGTTATGTCTAATCGGTGATTCAACTTCTATTGAAGCGGCGTCTGTATCGGGTTCAGGCTCGACAAGCTAGAATGGGCTCCAGAGAAACGTTCCACTGCTTCTTCAGGATGCTCGTCATCATCTTTATGTGCCTCCACGAGAAGCATTTGACGGCTGTTCTAGGCAACGATAGGACCTGTCGGGTGCCCCTAAAAACCGAAGCGAATGTTGATGCATCCGGATCCGGTTTTGCTCTTCTGGGCAAAACGACATGTGTGCCGAAGTTATTCGCTGTCGGAATCGGTAGAAATGGATCGCGAATGATTGCTCTCTGATTTGGGACATCAGTGTCTGAGTTCTCACCTCCTGAAGGGATGAGGCGTTCGGGCAGTCTATAAGGCGAAGCGTGCAGTGGTAATTTGGGAACGGCTTTGACTCATTCCGCGTAATGCAATTTGCGTGTGATTGCGAGACGCTGCTTGGCAGACCTGAAGTGGAATAAGTTTGAGGGGAGGACTACAATCGCCTCTTGCGAATGCCCGTGGCTGGGGAAGCGCGTAGCGTGTCTGTCATGCCCCTCTGGAGTGAGCAGCAACAAGAAAGCCCTGGCACGCGGCCAGGGCTTGTTAGTCAGAAGGTGGTGAATCACATGGATGGCCGTGACACTACCTTATGAAGGGAAGACGAGGACTCCTCATGCTTTGTGAAGACCACATAGATCTTCGTATCGGCGTCCACGGTCACTACTTCTTTGCTGGTGAGTGCCAGGTTCATGATTTCAGAGTCGCCGGCAGTTCCAATATTTTCGGCAAGTCTTTCACGAATGAGGTCGTCTTCCGAAAATGCCGAGCTTGTATTGTTCCCGAATACCATCGCCATGGTAGATCCGATACCTGAGACGCTTCTTACGAGGAGATTTTTTCCGGCGTTTGTTCCCGTTACTTTTCCTTTGATTGGCCCCAAATCCAGCGACAAGCCAATTGCATCCACCTTCTCACGCTTGTGGTCGATTTCAATTTCGTCGAACTTCACCGATACATAGCCGACTCGATCTGCCTGCTCGATGTGTCCGTAGATGAGAGCGCCGGCTGGCACGACGATCTGATCGCCGATGGCATAGGTGTACTCAACTTGCGCGACTACTGGAGCGGAATCAGCGGTGGAAATTGCGAATTGAAGCTTTGCCATGATGCGAGATCCGGGTGTTACTTCAAGCAGAGGCTCCTCGATATCCGATTGCTGTGCGCTTCTTGTCGTCGCAGGCGTCTGCGCGGAAGCGCGGACAAAGACCAATGACGTCTCTCGGATCGTTGCTTGTTCTTGCGTTTGAGAGCGATCGGATTTTTCGTTCTGATCGTACGGTCGCGGGTCTTCCCATTTTTGCTGGGTGTCTGCAAATGAAGGCACAGAGGCGAGTGTGCCTGCGCGCCCCGAAGAACTCGACTTCGAGTTGGCTTCAGAGGATGCGCTTGCCGACATTGATCCAGTCTCCGGAGACCGCATACGTTTGATGTCGTCGTCGCTGAGTTGTCCATCATTGTCCTTCGAATCGACATTTCGCAGAGCGTCCATCACAGGGGCAACGTTGGCCTGGTTTTTGCCACTGGCATCATTCTGGATCGCGGGGTTCACTGGTTTCCGCATGGCGGTGCGTTCGTGTGAACCATGTCCCATCATCATTGTGAGAAAGAAGAAAAGAACAGCCGCGGCGAGGCCGCCCGCAAGGATGATCGCCTTTTTGCGATCCATGGTCATGAAGTTAGTGGACCCAGGAGGTTCCTCTCGAATTGGTTCGACCGGATCGATGGAAGGCTTAGCTTCGGCTGTCTCCTGTTCATGTGGGGCTGGTGGCTGAGGGCGAGGAAGTTCCGAAACGCCAGCATTATCGGAGATCCCCGGAGTCGTGGCGTCAGTCTGTGCAATGTCGTTGGGATTCATTCGATACCGTCCTTCTGAGGGTGTCCGGAGACAGGAGGGGTGAAGGGTAGCGGGATCAGGACGGGCCGGTCCACCTGATTCGCCTGAGCTACCTGGAGGAGGAGCTTCTCGGATGACTGTTTGAAATTTGGTCTATCAAAGACAACCACCCCATCTGCTCGAGCTCCCGCTTCAAGCCTCGTCTCACTTAGGCGGGAGTCTCTGATTTCCAGTTGATCGGCAATGATACCTTTGCCTTGTTTGTTTTTTTTACGTCGCTTGTGACCAGCAATCTGGACCTGCGGTGGAACAATCTCGACGGGCTGCTCCGAATGATTGAGAATTGAGAATGCAATGATCGTTCGATTGCCCGATTGACGGATGTCTCCAATCGACGTCTCGATTTGCTGACCCTCCCACTTTGTCCATGCCGGCTGGTTGATCCGTTGTTGAAGCGCAAATTCCATATCCACTTCTGACGAAGGCAAATCGACTTTCCCATCACGATTTTCGGGATGCCGGTCACCACGAGAGCTTAGAGCAGCGGCATCCTGCCCATCGTTTGAACTGACACGCGTGGGGATCTCCGCGATGAGAGAGCTGTGCGAAAGCCGGTACTCGATCATGAAGTCGACTGCCTGAACATTTGCTGACTGATCGGAACCGTCACTGATAAGCTCCAGCGTGACATGCAGCCCAGATTTGGTGGCGATCACCAAATTGGATTGTGCCGGCTCTTTGGTGACAGGCCTGACGTACACATAAAGGGGTTCACCTTCGCTGTGGTCTGCGCTGAAGTCGGTTCTACTTCCCAGCGCAATAGAATTGATTTCCTCGGGCATTCGGATGGTGGAGATAAACCCGGGGCGTAGATGAATGGGGGTCACATCTGCCGGGTTTATGACGAGTGTTTCAACCTTCGCCTTTACAGGCATCTCATCGGCCCTCAGACTGAGCGGTGCGATGATCGCCAGGGGGATAATCCAACGTAATCTCATTTGCAGCTACCTCCTCATTGGGGTCCTTTGGTGGAATCTTCGAGCGATGTACCGTTCGCGCACCGCGCGCACATAAGCCAAAACGTCAGGGTTTTGATAATCGAGTTGTCGTTTCCCAACCCAAAGATCACCCGCGTAATAGGCTGCGGTAACGAGCCGCAGATCTCCGTGAAACTCCCACATTAAGGTCGTGACATAGCGAGTACCCGCGGCAATGTTCTGCTCAATGTCAAATGGGGAGCTCGCGCCGAAACGGCGCGCTGTCGCAGGCATCAGCTGCATAAGACCCATGGCGCCTTTGCTCGAACGAGCGTACGGATTCCAGCCCGACTCGATGTCGATCACGGCTTCGATGAGCTCTGGAGGTACCCGGTAATGGGAAGCATAGCGTTCGACACATTGTTCGGGGAACGAGACTCTCGTCTGCCCGTGCGCGTACGAGATAAACAAGAGAAGACAGACCATCAGGGAGTGCTTCATGTCTGCTCTCCCGCCGTAAGTTCCATATTCCGGGCATATTTGGCGCCATCGGCCAATAGACTGTTGAATCCCTCTCGCAGCAGAAGGTGCCGCCTGTCCTTCTCCGTTTTGGCCAGGAAAGGCAAGAGAACGTCGCGGAGTTCCGGCGTCACGTGATCGGTGCCGAGAAGCTGTAGAGCATTGGCGACGTCGATCATTTCGGAGACAGAGGGAGGCTTTTCGAGCGAGTAGTTCCGAAAGGAGAGCGCGATGCCGGCTATTTCGCGGTGAAATGCTGAAGTCGCACCTGGGGTGCGGCTGGCGATGATCTCAGCTTCACGTTGTGGTGTCGGATGCTCGACTCGAATGTAGAGACTGCGTCGGCGAATCGGGTCTCCCAAACGTCTTTCTTCGTTGCTCGTGATGACCACGAACGGAATACTTCTGGCAGTGGTGGTACCCAATTCACCAGTGGAGATCTGGTTGGCAGATAACGGTTCGAGCAACATCGCTTCGACAGCTTCGGAAACTTTATCCAGCTCGTCGATGAGAAGGACACAGGGACGTTCGGACTCGAAGGCACGCATCAACGGTCCGGGCCGGAAAAAGTCGCGGCCCTTCAGGGTCCGTGTAATTTCATGCCAATCGAGCCCCTGTTCTTTAGAGAACTCCATGTAAAGTCGTTGTAGACCCTGGTCGAACTCTCCAATCGCCTGTTTGTCGGTGATGCCTTCGTAGCACTGCAACCGCTCTATGTGGGTTTCTGCAGCCTGGGCGACTGAGACGGCTAGCTGCGTCTTTCCTGAACCGGCCGGCCCCTCTAAGATGAGCGGCTTCTGAAGCTTCGCGGCTAGGAACACAACTTTGGTCATTACCGGGTCAATGAAATACCCCGTCGCGGCAAGTTTGGTGGAGAGGTCTTCGAGCGAATCAAACATCGCTGTCCCTCCCGGAATCCGCGATGATGAGTTCCCGCCCCGGTCGAAGGGCGCAATTCAGTCTACGAAGGATGCGTCGCAGGTCCATGGAAGCGTGCCACCAAATCGCTCCCAGCGACCCAAGCCAAATGGTCAACAGAGCTGCGAGAGTTGCCTCTGCCACGGGAACTTGCTCCCAGGCATGCCAGATTGTGCCGACACAACCGATCAAAATCACAACATCGGCGGCAGTAACCGCGAGAGCAATTGCCAGCTTTGTCCGAGCTCGCATGGAGTCCTCCTCGGAATGCGGTGCAAGCATGGGGCTGATCGAAAACTCGGTCAAATTTGCCGTGTCTGCTTAGCTCCGCTGCCTGACGAGAGAGCGGACGGCCGAAACTCTCGCATTAGGTTCAATTTCCGGGGCACTTGACCGCGCTCTCAACCAGACAGCAAGGTCATGCGGGTCG from Edaphobacter dinghuensis includes:
- a CDS encoding lytic transglycosylase domain-containing protein codes for the protein MKHSLMVCLLLFISYAHGQTRVSFPEQCVERYASHYRVPPELIEAVIDIESGWNPYARSSKGAMGLMQLMPATARRFGASSPFDIEQNIAAGTRYVTTLMWEFHGDLRLVTAAYYAGDLWVGKRQLDYQNPDVLAYVRAVRERYIARRFHQRTPMRR
- a CDS encoding AAA family ATPase, whose amino-acid sequence is MFDSLEDLSTKLAATGYFIDPVMTKVVFLAAKLQKPLILEGPAGSGKTQLAVSVAQAAETHIERLQCYEGITDKQAIGEFDQGLQRLYMEFSKEQGLDWHEITRTLKGRDFFRPGPLMRAFESERPCVLLIDELDKVSEAVEAMLLEPLSANQISTGELGTTTARSIPFVVITSNEERRLGDPIRRRSLYIRVEHPTPQREAEIIASRTPGATSAFHREIAGIALSFRNYSLEKPPSVSEMIDVANALQLLGTDHVTPELRDVLLPFLAKTEKDRRHLLLREGFNSLLADGAKYARNMELTAGEQT